In Glycine max cultivar Williams 82 chromosome 7, Glycine_max_v4.0, whole genome shotgun sequence, a single window of DNA contains:
- the LOC102669446 gene encoding uncharacterized protein, whose amino-acid sequence MPGILSRLNATIYCRIREAITRQQGVPTSLYRSSALPLCSLTSSHTLHTKSMITASHSNAMLGDVYAYGLISGRGSVRDFTKPAVGCLRGSVNLRRLQPLYGPLSFGCSTFDANRRIRDSSLLHGSWLKNFSASSSACYSAGAAHAVSFDGSPPDEQLANSFFSPDPYVIVVLNILNSISP is encoded by the coding sequence ATGCCTGGCATTCTCTCAAGGCTGAATGCAACCATTTACTGTCGCATTCGGGAAGCAATAACAAGGCAACAAGGAGTGCCGACATCCTTGTACAGAAGTTCAGCTTTGCCTCTTTGTTCGCTCACTTCAAGTCACACACTTCACACAAAATCAATGATTACTGCCTCACATTCCAATGCTATGCTGGGAGATGTTTATGCTTATGGCTTAATCTCAGGTCGTGGTAGTGTGCGAGACTTCACAAAGCCTGCTGTAGGTTGCTTGAGGGGTAGTGTGAATCTAAGGAGACTACAACCATTGTATGGTCCTTTGAGTTTTGGGTGTTCTACTTTTGATGCTAATAGGAGGATCCGGGATTCGAGTTTGCTGCATGGATCATGGCTCAAGAATTTCTCAGCCTCTTCTTCTGCTTGCTACTCAGCCGGGGCTGCACATGCTGTCTCATTTGATGGAAGCCCTCCTGATGAACAGCTTGCAAATTCCTTTTTTTCGCCTGACCCGTATGTAATTGTTGTTCTTAATATTTTGAATTCTATTTCTCCATGA